Proteins encoded within one genomic window of Geotalea daltonii FRC-32:
- a CDS encoding PAS domain-containing protein: MRQTNCCGAEKIAVKNDISEKSSQQVPDELSCREWINAIDVPTLLMQGNPRQVITANRRALELFGKELHEVEGRRGGQVFDCIYAFTEDGCGKDSHCEGCKIRDGIIDTFTTGKSHSRVSTSLQIQKSNQIMPYILQVSTEKVGDLALVRIERYENT; the protein is encoded by the coding sequence ATGAGACAGACTAATTGTTGTGGAGCAGAGAAGATTGCCGTTAAAAATGACATCAGTGAAAAATCATCCCAGCAAGTACCTGATGAGTTGAGTTGCCGTGAATGGATCAACGCAATCGATGTACCAACTCTTTTAATGCAGGGAAATCCCAGGCAAGTTATAACGGCAAACCGTCGAGCTCTTGAGTTGTTCGGGAAAGAACTCCATGAAGTAGAAGGACGCAGAGGTGGGCAGGTCTTTGACTGCATTTATGCATTTACAGAAGACGGCTGCGGGAAAGATAGTCATTGCGAAGGTTGCAAGATCAGAGATGGGATCATAGATACCTTCACGACCGGCAAGTCACACAGCAGGGTTTCAACCTCACTGCAAATTCAAAAATCCAATCAAATAATGCCATACATATTGCAGGTTTCAACTGAGAAGGTTGGGGACTTGGCTTTAGTAAGAATCGAGCGTTATGAAAATACTTGA
- a CDS encoding response regulator, protein MGWYANLKIGKKLACGFAVVIVFSILIGIVGFQGMRSMDDTLDEIYNKNMQSVFLANQLYVEVLYHYRRVYRHALAPSLDVKDTVASQTQINEKTIAEVLAKYHKMELNAQEAELVDRFEKIWPEYLLVKERVFKLSRDKRAPEADAILEKDGREIFKKLDDTLAELIRREMSHAKEGRDHASNLFHSRIGWFVAMVLFAVTTGFIMASYITRSIVRPITAILDALLGISGSSMEKSHLAEAIASGDLSRDLPDSRPIQVDRSSISKDETGDLVRAVCNLEEAQTTLDSAFRQMTSSLRHNRQVEQDLDWLKTGQNELNALLRGEQAMNEMAEKVLAYLARYLDCGVGTFYFHDTQEQNLRIIATYAFTRRKNLNDRLNMGEGVAGQAARERKMICLSNVPDDYLAIASSLGEAAPRNVVVLPLVHDNTLLGVVELGAFHGFNERELQLLDSVMEGLAVGISVNISRQRVNELLEQTQQQTEELRVQQEELQQSNEELEERAQMLEQQREQIRNKNKEVEEASRELQRKADELERISAYKSEFLANMSHELRTPLNSLMILSHLLMDNKEGNLSEKQVGFARTMNDAGNDLLNLINDILDLSKVEAGRLEFHFEELKVIDLLEPLETMFRPLAEQKGLAFQIKTGAGVPECISTDMQRTQQILKNLLSNAFKFTHNGGVEVLAGIPAPGENILPVPALAIAIRDSGIGISAEKQEIVFNAFQQGDGSTSRKFGGTGLGLSISRQLARGMQGDITLASREGEGSVFTVYLPLTLSPDNSSTKAVPDNSAPIQGASAAGPAPVRPIPVPSAASTLADDREKLQKGQRSILLIEDDLNFARILMEMVRERGFAALAAANGEDGLYLADHCLPDAIILDVMLPHVDGWGVMRLLKENPRTRHIPVHFLTCLEDRQKAMSMGAIGFVSKPVDPDQLAELFATIENAISRSVRKLLIVEDDPAESRGLVALLEGRDVAISVAGSGKEAIELLSREAFDCMVLDLGLSDMSGFDLLEHIEHEDEKRRLPVIIHSGRSLSHEEELKLRRYTESIIIKGAKSPERLLNEVTLFLHQVESSLNPDKQRMLRASLDKETMLEGKKVLLVDDDMRNIFSLTSILAEKHMVVVEAENGREALARLQEHPDVDLVLMDIMMPEMDGYETIRTIRNDPHFSRLSIIAMTAKALKGDQEKCLEAGASDYISKPIEVEKLLSLMRVWLYQKG, encoded by the coding sequence ATGGGGTGGTACGCCAATCTGAAAATAGGCAAGAAGCTTGCCTGCGGTTTTGCGGTCGTCATCGTTTTTTCCATTCTTATCGGCATCGTCGGCTTCCAGGGCATGCGAAGCATGGACGATACCCTTGATGAAATCTACAACAAAAACATGCAGTCGGTCTTCCTGGCCAATCAGCTCTATGTGGAAGTGCTGTACCACTATCGGAGGGTCTACCGCCACGCTTTGGCTCCAAGCCTGGATGTCAAGGATACCGTTGCGTCACAGACCCAGATAAACGAAAAGACCATCGCCGAGGTTCTTGCCAAGTATCACAAGATGGAGCTGAATGCGCAGGAGGCGGAACTGGTGGACCGGTTCGAAAAGATCTGGCCTGAATATCTCCTGGTCAAGGAACGGGTCTTCAAGTTGTCCAGGGACAAGAGGGCGCCGGAAGCGGACGCTATTCTGGAAAAAGACGGGCGGGAGATTTTCAAGAAGCTGGACGACACCCTGGCAGAGCTGATCCGCAGGGAAATGTCCCATGCAAAAGAAGGGCGGGATCATGCTTCAAACCTGTTTCACTCCCGCATCGGCTGGTTTGTGGCCATGGTGCTGTTTGCCGTAACGACCGGGTTCATCATGGCCTCATACATTACCCGGAGCATTGTCCGACCCATAACGGCCATCCTCGATGCCCTCCTCGGTATTTCCGGCTCATCCATGGAAAAATCCCATCTAGCCGAGGCTATCGCTTCGGGCGACCTGAGCCGCGACCTGCCCGACAGCAGGCCTATCCAGGTTGACCGCTCCTCCATCTCGAAGGATGAGACCGGCGATCTGGTCAGGGCTGTCTGCAACCTGGAGGAGGCGCAAACCACTCTGGACAGCGCCTTTCGTCAGATGACCAGTTCTCTGCGGCACAACCGCCAGGTGGAGCAGGATCTGGACTGGCTGAAAACGGGGCAGAACGAGTTGAATGCTTTGCTGAGGGGCGAACAGGCCATGAATGAAATGGCCGAAAAGGTGCTGGCCTACCTGGCCCGATACCTGGATTGCGGGGTCGGAACCTTCTACTTTCATGATACGCAGGAGCAGAATCTGCGCATCATTGCCACCTATGCCTTCACCCGGAGGAAAAACCTTAACGACCGTCTCAATATGGGCGAAGGAGTCGCAGGTCAGGCGGCCAGGGAGCGGAAGATGATCTGCCTCTCTAATGTCCCCGACGATTACCTGGCCATTGCCTCTTCTTTGGGAGAGGCGGCGCCGCGCAATGTGGTGGTGCTTCCCCTGGTACACGACAATACCCTGCTGGGGGTGGTGGAGCTGGGGGCTTTCCACGGTTTTAACGAAAGGGAGTTGCAGCTGCTCGATTCGGTAATGGAAGGGCTGGCGGTGGGAATCAGCGTCAACATCTCTCGCCAGAGGGTCAATGAACTTCTGGAACAGACCCAGCAGCAGACCGAGGAGCTGCGCGTCCAGCAGGAAGAGCTGCAGCAATCCAACGAGGAACTTGAGGAACGTGCCCAGATGCTGGAACAGCAGCGGGAACAGATTCGGAACAAGAATAAAGAGGTGGAGGAGGCGAGCCGGGAACTGCAAAGGAAAGCCGACGAACTTGAACGGATCAGTGCCTATAAATCGGAATTTCTGGCCAATATGTCCCACGAGTTGCGCACGCCCCTCAACAGCCTGATGATCCTCTCCCACCTGCTCATGGACAACAAGGAAGGGAACCTGAGCGAGAAACAGGTGGGGTTCGCCCGCACCATGAACGATGCAGGGAACGATCTCCTGAACCTGATCAACGACATCCTCGATCTGTCCAAGGTGGAGGCGGGGAGGCTGGAATTCCACTTCGAGGAACTGAAAGTAATCGATCTGCTGGAACCGCTGGAGACCATGTTCAGACCACTGGCCGAGCAGAAGGGGCTTGCTTTCCAGATAAAGACCGGGGCAGGGGTGCCGGAATGCATCAGCACCGATATGCAGCGCACCCAGCAGATCCTGAAAAACCTCCTTTCCAATGCCTTCAAATTTACCCATAACGGAGGTGTAGAAGTGCTGGCCGGGATTCCGGCCCCCGGCGAAAATATCCTGCCGGTACCGGCCCTGGCCATTGCCATCAGAGACAGCGGCATCGGCATTTCTGCGGAAAAACAGGAGATCGTGTTCAATGCCTTCCAGCAGGGGGACGGCAGCACCAGCCGCAAGTTCGGCGGTACCGGCCTTGGCTTGTCCATCTCCCGGCAGCTTGCACGCGGCATGCAGGGCGATATTACCCTGGCAAGCCGCGAAGGGGAGGGGAGCGTCTTCACTGTTTACCTGCCATTGACCCTTTCGCCCGATAACTCTTCAACCAAAGCCGTGCCAGATAACTCTGCTCCGATTCAAGGCGCTTCTGCCGCTGGCCCTGCTCCGGTTCGGCCAATACCGGTGCCGTCTGCTGCATCAACCCTGGCCGATGACCGGGAGAAGCTGCAGAAGGGACAGCGCAGTATTCTCCTCATCGAGGATGATCTCAACTTTGCCCGAATCCTGATGGAGATGGTCCGGGAACGTGGATTTGCAGCCCTGGCGGCTGCCAATGGCGAGGATGGGCTCTACCTTGCCGACCATTGCCTGCCCGATGCCATCATCCTTGATGTCATGCTCCCCCATGTGGACGGTTGGGGGGTAATGCGCCTCCTCAAGGAAAATCCCCGCACCCGCCATATTCCCGTCCACTTCCTTACCTGCCTGGAGGACCGGCAGAAGGCCATGTCCATGGGGGCGATCGGCTTCGTCTCCAAGCCGGTGGACCCGGATCAACTGGCGGAACTGTTCGCCACCATCGAAAATGCCATCTCCCGCTCGGTACGCAAGCTGCTCATCGTCGAGGATGATCCGGCCGAGTCCAGGGGGCTGGTGGCACTTCTGGAAGGGCGGGATGTGGCGATCAGTGTGGCGGGGAGCGGCAAGGAAGCCATCGAGCTGCTCTCGCGGGAAGCCTTCGACTGCATGGTCCTTGACCTGGGCTTGTCGGACATGTCCGGTTTCGATCTGCTGGAGCATATCGAGCATGAGGACGAAAAACGGCGCCTTCCGGTCATCATCCATTCGGGCAGGAGCCTTTCCCATGAAGAAGAGCTGAAACTGCGCCGCTACACGGAAAGCATCATCATCAAAGGGGCGAAAAGCCCCGAGCGGCTGCTTAACGAGGTGACGCTTTTCCTGCATCAGGTGGAGAGTTCCCTGAACCCGGACAAGCAGCGTATGCTGCGCGCCTCCCTTGACAAGGAAACCATGCTGGAGGGGAAAAAGGTCCTGCTGGTGGATGACGACATGCGCAACATCTTTTCCCTGACCAGCATCCTGGCGGAGAAGCACATGGTCGTGGTGGAGGCGGAAAACGGCCGGGAAGCCCTGGCGCGCCTGCAGGAACACCCCGATGTGGACCTGGTGCTGATGGATATCATGATGCCGGAAATGGACGGCTATGAAACCATCAGGACAATCCGCAACGATCCACATTTCAGCAGGCTCAGCATCATCGCCATGACCGCCAAGGCACTAAAGGGAGACCAGGAGAAGTGTCTTGAGGCGGGGGCGAGCGATTACATTTCCAAGCCCATCGAGGTGGAAAAACTGCTTTCCTTGATGCGGGTCTGGCTCTATCAAAAGGGGTAG
- a CDS encoding CheR family methyltransferase, which translates to MEDDERFAIESDLLLEALYRMYGYDFRDYAEASIRRRLSAWLAGSGFSSLSEAQGKLLRDRSLFDQFVRGITVNVSEMFRDPLFFKALREQVVPHLKTYSFVKIWHAGCSTGEEVYSMAILLQEEGLAGRYRIYATDINENVLGKAREGIYPLQEMRRFTENYQKSGGRRDFADYYTARYDHAMLMPALKKDIVFAAHNLAVDADFGEMNMVFCRNVLIYFKASLKERVLSLFDRALLPGGFLCLGTKETLENRDIFADYHEIGRGTRIYAKCYKS; encoded by the coding sequence ATGGAAGACGACGAGCGGTTCGCCATAGAGAGCGATCTGCTGCTGGAAGCCCTCTACCGCATGTACGGGTACGACTTCCGCGACTATGCCGAAGCCTCCATCAGGCGCAGATTGAGCGCGTGGCTTGCCGGTTCCGGCTTTTCCAGCCTTTCGGAAGCCCAGGGCAAACTGCTGCGGGACCGCTCCCTCTTCGACCAGTTCGTGCGGGGCATTACCGTAAACGTTTCGGAGATGTTCCGGGATCCCCTGTTCTTCAAGGCGTTGCGGGAGCAGGTCGTTCCCCATCTCAAGACATATTCTTTCGTCAAGATCTGGCATGCGGGGTGCTCCACCGGTGAAGAGGTCTATTCCATGGCTATCTTGCTCCAGGAGGAGGGACTGGCGGGGCGTTACCGGATTTACGCCACCGACATCAACGAGAATGTGCTGGGCAAGGCGCGGGAGGGAATCTATCCTCTGCAGGAGATGCGGCGCTTTACGGAAAACTATCAGAAAAGCGGTGGCCGCCGGGATTTTGCCGACTATTACACGGCGCGGTACGATCACGCCATGCTCATGCCGGCTCTTAAGAAGGACATTGTTTTTGCCGCCCATAATCTGGCGGTGGATGCGGATTTCGGTGAAATGAACATGGTTTTCTGCCGAAACGTGCTTATTTATTTCAAGGCTTCCCTGAAGGAACGGGTGTTGAGCCTTTTCGACCGGGCCCTCCTGCCGGGTGGATTTCTCTGTCTAGGTACCAAGGAAACCCTGGAAAACCGGGATATATTCGCAGACTACCATGAAATCGGGCGGGGTACGCGCATCTATGCCAAGTGCTACAAGTCATGA
- a CDS encoding chemotaxis protein CheB, translating to MGVSTGGVQALKRVLGGLAADFPLPILIVQHMSPASGDGLAKLLDQLCLLRIKEADEEEVMQGGCAYLAPPNYHLLVESNGSLSLSAEKPVNFARPSVDVLFESAAAAFGPAVIGIVLTGAGYDGGRGLLRIKEQGGMAIVQDPADADASSMPKYALSLVTADHVARLTELPGLLTRLVS from the coding sequence ATGGGTGTTTCCACCGGCGGCGTGCAGGCGCTGAAAAGGGTACTGGGAGGTCTGGCGGCAGACTTTCCCCTGCCGATCCTCATCGTCCAGCACATGAGTCCGGCATCGGGAGACGGCCTGGCGAAGCTGCTTGATCAGCTGTGTCTTTTGCGGATCAAGGAAGCTGACGAGGAGGAGGTTATGCAAGGGGGATGCGCCTATCTGGCCCCGCCCAACTACCACCTGCTGGTTGAAAGCAACGGCAGCCTGTCCCTTTCCGCCGAGAAGCCGGTCAATTTTGCGCGGCCTTCGGTAGATGTGCTCTTTGAATCGGCAGCCGCCGCTTTCGGCCCGGCGGTAATCGGCATCGTCCTTACCGGTGCCGGCTATGATGGTGGGCGAGGCTTGCTTCGGATCAAGGAACAGGGGGGGATGGCAATTGTCCAGGACCCGGCAGATGCCGATGCCTCATCCATGCCGAAATATGCCTTGAGCCTTGTGACCGCCGACCATGTGGCAAGGTTGACGGAGCTGCCGGGATTGCTGACGAGACTGGTATCTTAG
- a CDS encoding aminotransferase-like domain-containing protein has product MLLYEEIVAKVREMIKVGTYLPGERIPSVRTLSRQMRVSVNTVMEAYLRLENAGLIEARPRSGYYVCAPQRQAVCRQASGAPLPAIVPSPVTIDDAALQVMQAIGNPKLVPLGSGVPNIDLLPIDRLNRMLGSESKRFPLQSVAYPSARGHKRLRTEIVKRLLDAGCSLMPDDIIITSGCVEATTLALQAVCRHGDTVAIGSPVYPTFLRAIEWMGLKVLEIPYNSEGMNLDVLDYAIRQNPVHACITIANFNNPLGSLLPNERKHQLVELLAKHEIPLIEDDVYGDLCFGSNRPAAIKSFDKYGLVLYCSSFSKTLAPGYRVGWIAPGRFLDKVLHLKTLLNIATASPTQLTVTEFLTNGGYDRHLRTLRKVYARQIAKMLDAVGRYFPHGTHVNPPEGGYILWVVMPDGFDSFKLYELALNEGISIAPGNIFTLSDRYRNCFRLNAALWSEQIEQALETLGRLAKTLIK; this is encoded by the coding sequence GTGCTGCTCTACGAAGAGATTGTTGCCAAAGTCCGGGAGATGATTAAGGTGGGTACCTACCTGCCCGGCGAGCGGATACCATCTGTCAGGACCTTGAGCAGACAGATGCGCGTCAGTGTTAATACGGTCATGGAGGCTTACCTCCGGCTGGAAAATGCGGGGTTGATCGAGGCTCGCCCCCGGTCCGGCTACTATGTCTGTGCTCCCCAACGGCAGGCGGTATGCCGGCAGGCAAGCGGCGCCCCTTTGCCCGCCATCGTCCCTAGCCCCGTAACCATAGATGATGCCGCCTTGCAGGTCATGCAAGCCATTGGGAACCCTAAACTCGTCCCGCTCGGCTCCGGGGTTCCCAACATCGACTTGCTGCCGATTGATCGACTGAACCGAATGCTTGGCTCTGAATCGAAGCGTTTCCCTCTCCAAAGTGTTGCTTATCCGTCCGCACGGGGGCACAAGCGTTTGCGCACGGAGATTGTCAAGCGATTGCTCGACGCCGGTTGTTCCTTGATGCCTGATGATATCATCATCACTTCGGGCTGCGTGGAAGCGACTACCCTCGCGCTCCAGGCTGTCTGCCGCCACGGCGATACCGTTGCCATCGGTTCTCCGGTTTATCCCACATTTCTCAGGGCGATCGAGTGGATGGGGCTGAAGGTGCTTGAAATCCCCTACAATAGCGAGGGAATGAACCTGGACGTTCTTGACTATGCCATCAGGCAAAACCCGGTCCATGCTTGTATCACCATCGCCAATTTCAATAATCCACTGGGAAGCCTCTTGCCCAATGAACGCAAGCATCAGCTGGTGGAGCTACTGGCGAAACACGAAATCCCGCTGATCGAAGATGATGTTTACGGTGACTTGTGTTTTGGCTCTAATCGTCCCGCCGCCATCAAGTCCTTCGACAAATATGGGCTGGTTCTCTACTGTTCCTCGTTCTCCAAAACCTTGGCACCTGGCTACCGGGTCGGTTGGATAGCACCCGGTCGATTTTTGGACAAGGTGCTACATTTGAAGACGTTGCTCAATATTGCTACTGCGTCACCGACTCAACTCACCGTGACGGAGTTCCTTACCAACGGAGGCTACGACCGCCACCTGCGGACGCTCCGCAAGGTCTATGCGAGGCAGATTGCAAAGATGCTGGATGCCGTCGGACGTTATTTCCCCCACGGAACCCACGTCAATCCCCCTGAAGGTGGCTATATTCTCTGGGTGGTGATGCCGGACGGATTCGATAGCTTCAAACTCTACGAACTGGCCTTGAATGAAGGTATCAGCATTGCTCCAGGGAACATCTTTACATTAAGTGACAGGTACCGAAATTGTTTTCGGCTCAATGCCGCGTTATGGTCGGAACAGATCGAACAGGCACTGGAGACTTTGGGGCGGCTGGCAAAAACGTTGATAAAATAA
- the mnmH gene encoding tRNA 2-selenouridine(34) synthase MnmH, giving the protein MPQPVTFNQSLLDSHLVVDVRTPLEFEEDHIPGAVNVPLLSNEERVEIGTLYKQTGPREARIRGLELTAPRFPELVAEIGGLAAGRPILVYCWRGGLRSKTVSAILDLTGYDAVQLQGGYKTYRNQVLACFENFQPPARLVVIHGMTGIGKTPFILGLDRNDFSFIDLEGLACHRGSAFGELGLTQDLSQKWFESLLWDALRKLPGDKPLIVEGESKRIGKLSLPGNMYEVMQESTKVWCHASLETRVERLIREYGRPEFKEGMAVALLRIKKRLGGDKYAEIEGHLERWELQPFMAELVKNYYDKVYYKNRDWVEDCNLSLEDYQAAEQELKGFLHMKPRAVSDPATPAPFSPAREGKPA; this is encoded by the coding sequence GTGCCGCAACCCGTAACTTTCAACCAATCCCTTCTCGACAGCCATCTGGTAGTGGATGTGCGCACCCCGCTGGAGTTCGAGGAAGACCATATCCCCGGTGCCGTCAACGTGCCGCTCCTGTCCAATGAAGAGCGGGTGGAGATCGGCACCCTTTACAAGCAGACCGGGCCCAGGGAAGCCCGCATCCGCGGTCTGGAGCTCACCGCCCCCCGTTTTCCCGAGCTGGTTGCCGAGATAGGCGGGCTTGCGGCAGGAAGACCCATCCTCGTCTACTGCTGGCGCGGCGGCCTGAGAAGCAAGACCGTTTCCGCCATCCTCGATTTGACCGGTTACGATGCGGTCCAGCTCCAGGGGGGCTACAAGACCTACCGCAACCAGGTCCTGGCCTGTTTCGAGAACTTCCAGCCCCCCGCCCGGCTGGTGGTCATCCACGGCATGACCGGCATCGGCAAGACCCCCTTCATCCTCGGTCTCGACCGGAATGACTTTTCCTTCATCGACCTGGAAGGGCTTGCCTGCCATCGGGGCTCAGCCTTCGGCGAACTGGGGCTTACCCAGGATCTTTCCCAGAAATGGTTCGAAAGCCTCCTGTGGGACGCCCTGCGCAAACTGCCCGGGGACAAGCCGCTCATCGTGGAGGGTGAGAGCAAAAGGATCGGCAAGCTGTCCCTGCCCGGCAACATGTACGAAGTAATGCAGGAGAGCACCAAGGTCTGGTGCCATGCATCGCTGGAAACCAGGGTGGAAAGGCTGATCCGGGAATACGGCCGTCCGGAGTTCAAAGAGGGAATGGCGGTGGCCCTGTTGCGCATCAAAAAGAGGCTGGGAGGCGACAAATACGCCGAGATCGAGGGCCATCTGGAACGCTGGGAACTGCAGCCATTCATGGCCGAGCTGGTGAAAAACTATTATGACAAGGTCTATTACAAGAACCGGGACTGGGTGGAGGACTGCAACCTGTCACTGGAGGACTACCAGGCTGCCGAGCAGGAGTTGAAGGGATTCCTGCACATGAAACCGAGAGCCGTCAGCGATCCAGCAACTCCCGCACCTTTCTCGCCAGCTCGGGAGGGGAAACCGGCTTGA
- a CDS encoding response regulator, which translates to MWKQPVSILLVDDREENLTALEALLSDMGLDMVKALSGNDALRLALKQDFALVLMDVQMPEMDGFETAELMRSNPKTRHLPIIFVTAGMKDMSYQFKGYDAGAVDYLLKPLEPAILRSKVRVFRALYTQRCALEERESTLEALVEERTAELVRTTENLQESEERYRNAFELAAVGIAHVALNGLLVRVNASMCRDLGYDPGELQKLTLAEITHGEDLALDQAEVQSLLSGCTSSYEMEKRFLRKNGSIVWGHMAVALARGESGEPIHYITVFENITARKQLEQQLRQAQKMEAIGQLAGGIAHDFNNLLSVIIGYGNLAQMKMDADDPLKCNLDQIIAAAEKAAQLTKGLLAFSRKQEMKQQPVELNGLIESVTKILKRVIGEDIQLETSFHEGTLFINGDSGQIDQVLMNLATNARDAMPDGGKFTVSTALQEIEDSFIAMHGFGKPGAYALINVSDSGKGMDQHTLQNIFDPFFTTKEVGKGTGLGMSIVYGIVTQHNGYIKVYSEPDIGTTFRLYLPLIEDNQVEEAKLSPALPRGGTETILLAEDDQAIRDMEVSILQDFGYLVMVARDGQEAVDIFQENRGNIDLVLLDMIMPKKNGSEACREIRVLAPQVKVLFISGYTADLIQEKGLLEKGVELVIKPVSPPELARKVRELLDR; encoded by the coding sequence ATGTGGAAACAACCGGTTTCCATTCTACTGGTGGATGACAGGGAGGAGAACCTGACGGCGCTTGAGGCGCTACTCTCCGATATGGGGCTGGATATGGTCAAGGCTCTGTCCGGCAATGATGCCCTGCGGCTGGCCCTGAAGCAGGATTTTGCCTTGGTCCTTATGGATGTGCAGATGCCGGAAATGGATGGATTCGAGACCGCGGAACTGATGCGGAGCAACCCGAAGACCCGGCATCTTCCCATTATCTTCGTTACTGCCGGCATGAAGGATATGAGTTACCAGTTCAAGGGGTATGATGCCGGCGCTGTCGACTATCTGCTGAAGCCGCTGGAGCCGGCCATCCTGAGAAGCAAGGTCAGGGTCTTTCGCGCGCTGTACACGCAACGCTGTGCCCTGGAAGAGCGCGAGTCCACACTGGAGGCCCTGGTGGAGGAACGAACCGCCGAACTGGTACGAACGACGGAGAATCTTCAGGAAAGCGAGGAGCGATACCGGAATGCATTCGAGCTGGCAGCGGTGGGTATTGCCCATGTTGCGCTGAACGGGCTGCTGGTCAGGGTCAATGCCAGCATGTGCCGTGACCTTGGGTATGACCCTGGCGAATTGCAGAAGCTGACCCTGGCGGAGATCACCCATGGGGAGGATCTGGCACTGGACCAGGCCGAGGTGCAGTCACTGCTGTCTGGATGCACCTCCTCCTATGAAATGGAAAAGCGATTTCTCCGCAAGAACGGTTCCATCGTTTGGGGGCACATGGCCGTTGCCCTGGCCCGTGGCGAGAGCGGCGAACCGATCCACTACATAACCGTTTTCGAAAACATCACTGCCCGCAAACAGCTGGAACAACAGCTGCGCCAGGCACAGAAGATGGAGGCCATCGGCCAGTTGGCGGGGGGCATAGCCCACGACTTCAACAATCTGCTCAGCGTCATTATCGGCTATGGAAACTTGGCGCAGATGAAAATGGATGCTGATGATCCGCTGAAATGCAACCTGGACCAGATTATTGCCGCAGCAGAAAAGGCTGCCCAGCTGACCAAGGGGCTTTTGGCCTTCAGCCGCAAACAGGAGATGAAGCAGCAGCCGGTGGAGCTTAACGGCTTGATCGAAAGCGTAACGAAGATCCTCAAGCGGGTGATCGGTGAGGACATTCAGCTTGAGACCTCTTTTCATGAAGGAACTCTTTTCATCAATGGGGACAGCGGCCAGATCGATCAGGTGCTGATGAATCTGGCCACCAATGCCAGGGATGCCATGCCGGATGGCGGGAAATTCACCGTTTCGACGGCTCTGCAGGAAATAGAAGATTCCTTCATCGCCATGCACGGTTTCGGCAAGCCCGGCGCCTACGCCCTGATCAATGTTTCCGACAGCGGCAAGGGAATGGACCAGCATACCCTGCAGAACATCTTCGATCCTTTCTTTACCACCAAGGAAGTGGGCAAAGGGACGGGCCTCGGCATGTCCATAGTTTACGGCATCGTCACCCAGCACAACGGCTATATCAAGGTGTACAGCGAGCCGGACATCGGCACCACCTTCAGGTTGTATCTACCCTTGATCGAGGACAACCAGGTGGAGGAAGCAAAGTTGTCTCCCGCTCTGCCCAGGGGGGGCACCGAGACCATCCTGCTGGCCGAGGATGACCAGGCCATCAGGGATATGGAAGTGAGTATTCTGCAGGATTTCGGCTATCTTGTGATGGTGGCCAGGGACGGGCAGGAAGCGGTGGATATTTTCCAGGAAAACCGCGGCAATATAGATCTGGTGCTCCTGGATATGATCATGCCGAAAAAGAACGGCTCGGAGGCCTGCCGCGAGATCAGGGTGCTGGCCCCACAGGTGAAGGTGCTGTTCATAAGCGGTTATACCGCCGATCTGATCCAGGAAAAGGGGTTGCTGGAGAAAGGAGTTGAACTGGTTATCAAGCCGGTTTCCCCTCCCGAGCTGGCGAGAAAGGTGCGGGAGTTGCTGGATCGCTGA